A section of the Struthio camelus isolate bStrCam1 chromosome 18, bStrCam1.hap1, whole genome shotgun sequence genome encodes:
- the PPDPF gene encoding pancreatic progenitor cell differentiation and proliferation factor — protein MAAIPLSGSLMATHNYYRRRVSSTSSNSSCGSSDYAGEVIPHPPGLPKSDPGHWWASFFFGKMTHPAMTTVSESPESLGAVQAAGDGLACGATPGAGRKRHASEPSQPRARPLA, from the exons ATGGCAGCAATCCCGCTGAGCGGCTCACTCATGGCCACGCACAACTACTACAGAA GGCGCGTGAGTTCAACATCGAGCAACAGCTCCTGCGGCAGCTCGGACTACGCTGGGGAGGTCATCCCGCACCCCCCGG GTCTCCCCAAGTCAGACCCCGGTCACTGGTGGGCCAGCTTCTTCTTTGGGAAGATGACTCACCCTGCCATGACGACAGTGTCGGAGTCTCCGGAGAG CCTGGGAGCCGTGCAGGCGGCCGGCGACGGGCTGGCGTGCGGCGCGACGCCGGGAGCCGGGAGGAAGCGCCACGCCAGCGAGCCCAGCCAGCCCCGCGCCAGGCCCTTGGCGTGA
- the SRMS gene encoding tyrosine-protein kinase Srms yields the protein MEQFVRKRLTFLTSFWNKLRPGSRDGCSLGYFGSDAVSLHSEPNPVSHIPKSSLFIALYAFTARSADELSINAGDKLRVLKEEGEYVLARRLLGEPATGYVPATYVANLSQATSAHRPWYFSKISRNEAEQLLLSPPNQHGSFLVRDSESSKGEYSLSVRNHAKVSHFRICKSPGGSLHIQEGQPFASMEQLLAFYAANWPIIQRRLLQPCVPATPPERDGWERPRWEFTLRRKLGEGYFGEVWEGLWRNTVPVAIKIIKADMKAEDFTKEIQNLKRLRHEKLIQLHAVCSVDEPVYIITELMRKGNLHSYLNSPEGKSLGTSHLVNIAFQVADGMRYLEEKHIVHRDLAARNILVGDELTCKIADFGLARLLKDDIYSTSSSTKIPVKWTAPEAANYRTYSSKSDVWSYGILLYEVFTYGQIPYEGMTNQETIRQITRGYRLPRPSTCPPEIYVIMLECWNRNTEERPTFSTLCERLGFIYSRVLSSLS from the exons ATGGAGCAGTTTGTCCGGAAGCGCTTGACTTTCCTGACGTCTTTCTGGAACAAGCTCCGGCCCGGCTCCCGGGACGGCTGCTCCCTGGGGTATTTCGGTTCCGATGCCGTTTCGCTGCACTCGGAGCCGAACCCCGTTTCCCACATCCCAAAGTCCTCGCTCTTTATTGCTTTATACGCTTTCACAGCCCGGAGCGCAGACGAACTGAGCATAAATGCAGGGGACAAACTGCGCGTCCTCAAAGAAGAGGGCGAGTATGTGTtagccaggaggctgctgggggaACCGGCCACGGGTTACGTTCCTGCGACGTACGTGGCGAACCTGAGCCAGGCGACCTCCGCTCACCGGCC CTGGTATTTCAGCAAGATCAGCCGAAATGAAGCCGAGCAGCTCCTCCTGTCGCCTCCCAACCAGCACGGCTCCTTCCTCGTGCGAGACAGCGAGAGCAGCAAGGGCGAATACTCCCTCTCAG TGCGCAACCACGCCAAAGTCAGCCATTTCCGCATCTGCAAGAGCCCCGGCGGGAGCCTGCACATCCAGGAGGGGCAGCCGTTCGCCAGCATGGAGCAGCTCCTCGCCTTCTACGCCGCAAACTGGCCCATCATCCAGAggcgcctgctgcagccctgcgtGCCGGCG ACACCACCCGAGAGAGATGGATGGGAGCGCCCGCGCTGGGAATTCACCCTGAGGAGAAAGCTGGGCGAAGGCTACTTTGGAGAGGTGTGGGAAGGACTGTGGAGAAACACGGTGCCGGTGGCCATCAAGATCATAAAag CTGACATGAAGGCAGAAGATTTCACCAAGGAGATTCAGAACCTGAAGCGCCTGAGGCACGAGAAACTGATCCAGCTCCACGCCGTGTGCTCAGTGGACGAGCCGGTATACATCATCACCGAACTCATGCGGAAAGGCAACCTCCACAGCTACCTCAACA GTCCTGAAGGGAAGTCCCTGGGCACCTCCCACCTGGTCAACATCGCCTTCCAAGTGGCGGATGGGATGAGGTACCTGGAAGAGAAGCACATTGTTCACCGGGACTTGGCAGCCAGAAACATCCTGGTGGGAGATGAACTCACCTGCAAAATTGCTGATTTTGGACTTGCCCGGCTCCTCAAG GATGATATTTattccaccagcagcagcaccaaaaTCCCAGTGAAGTGGACAGCCCCAGAGGCAGCGAACTACCGCACCTACTCCTCGAAGTCTGATGTTTGGTCCTACGGGATTCTGCTCTACGAAGTCTTCACATATGGGCAAATCCCATACGAAG GAATGACAAACCAAGAAACCATACGGCAAATCACCAGGGGCTACCGTCTTCCCCGGCCAAGCACCTGCCCTCCCGAGATCTATGTCATCATGCTGGAGTGCTGGAACCGCAACACCGAGGAACGTCCCACTTTCTCCACACTGTGTGAGAGACTCGGCTTCATTTACAGCCGTGTGCTCAGTTCGCTCTCCTGA